Proteins co-encoded in one Chrysemys picta bellii isolate R12L10 chromosome 13, ASM1138683v2, whole genome shotgun sequence genomic window:
- the LOC101935700 gene encoding olfactory receptor 10A4-like, whose translation MASRNHTAVTQFFFVALSNILGLRVSLFFLVLVFYLITLVGNIVIITITVMDPALRSPMYYFLRNLSFLEIGYTSSTIPKMLVNFLSKDTSISFLGCATQMYFFSFLGITECCLLATMAYDRYVAICHPLHYTAMMSIGICLQLSAMCWLIGVLVGVGQTTFIFTLPYCGPNRINHFFCDLPPLLKLACTDTYRNEVAIYTISVTFIMVPFLLILVSYVRILQAILSIPSAAGRSKAFSTCSSHLIVVTLFFGSGIVTYLRPKSSYSLNTNKLLSLFYSVVSPMLNPLIYSLRNKEVKEALRRVMARKIFI comes from the coding sequence ATGGCTAGCAGGAACCACACAGCCGTGACACAGTTCTTCTTTGTGGCTTTGTCCAACATCCTGGGGCTCCGAGTTTCCCTTTTTTTTCTGGTGCTGGTTTTCTACCTCATCACCTTGGTGGGCAACATTGTCATCATCACGATCACAGTGATGGACCCTGCCCTTCGCTCCCCCATGTATTACTTCCTCCGAAATTTGTCCTTTCTGGAAATTGGCTACACCTCGTCCACCATCCCCAAGATGCTGGTGAACTTCCTCTCCAAAGACACGAGTATTTCCTTCCTGGGTTGTGCCACACAGAtgtatttcttctctttcttagGGATCACGGAGTGCTGCCTGCTGGCCACCATGGCATACGACCGTTATGTGGCCATCTGTCACCCTCTGCACTATACTGCCATGATGAGCATAGGTATTTGCCTCCAGCTCTCAGCTATGTGCTGGCTCATTGGGGTGCTGGTGGGAGTCGGGCAGACAACTTTCATATTCACACTGCCCTACTGTGGGCCCAATAGGATCAACCACTTCTTCTGCGACCTGCCCCCGCTGCTGAAGCTGGCCTGCACGGACACCTACAGGAACGAAGTAGCTATTTACACAATCTCTGTCACCTTCATCATGGTCCCCTTCCTGCTCATATTGGTGTCCTATGTCCGTATCCTCCAAGCGATCCTCAGTATTCCATCAGCCGCGGGCAGgagcaaagccttctccacctgctcctcccaccttaTTGTGGTGACCTTGTTTTTCGGGTCCGGCATCGTGACGTATCTGAGGCCCAAATCCAGCTACTCCCTCAACACCAACAAACTGCTTTCCCTGTTCTACTCAGTGGTGTCCCCAATGCTGAACCCtttgatctacagcctgaggaataAGGAGGTGAAGGAAGCTCTGAGAAGGGTGATGGCCAGGAAAATATTCATTTGA